DNA from Triticum aestivum cultivar Chinese Spring chromosome 7D, IWGSC CS RefSeq v2.1, whole genome shotgun sequence:
GCCAGCCTCCACCAACTTGCCTGACTTGCAAACATCCTCGCCATCACCGCTTTACCGTCGCTGTAAAACATTTGCACCGCAACGATGAACAAAAAGAGTTCGACCAGCACGAGTGGAAGCACCATGGTCATGCTAGAATACATGGCCTTGGTTTGCTCGACCGGAGCCAGGATGGAATACACCCCGAAAGCGAAGGCGGCGGCGAGGCTCCTAGCTGAACTAGCCAGAAAGTTTACGGACATGAGTAAGGGCCACATGCGGTCTTTCACGTTGGGGCCCACCCCTGCATACATGAGAAAGAGGATGGACAGCACGGAGCAGATGAATGCCAATGTGTTGGCAATGACAAACGAGTCGAAGGAGTAGTGCCCCGAAAGCGTCGGGGTGCCGCCCTTGTGGTTGTCATCTGCTCGGTAGCCACCAGGCACGGCAAAGGCTGCGGCGAACGTCACCGTCGTGATCAGCACTGAGACAAGACCGATGATCTGCGTTTCAGTGGCGATGTTCTGTGATCTGTTTATTTCTTCTAAAGCAGACTTGATGATTTCTCTCCGTTCTATCCCCGAGAATGCTATCCGTGCGGAAACACCAGTCGACATGTGGGCACCTTTCAACAAGATACGTATCCTTTGCCGTGGGTCCTGGAAGAACAAATAAGTAATATGAAGCAAAAAAAAAGTCAATCCATTAATAACGATCGAGATAGTAGGCGGGCGTGCATGCATGGGACAAGAAAAATTGCTTAATTACCCCGTAGAAGGCCGACCCTGCGCTGTGTGCCCTGAGGGTTGCAGTCATGAACGCAATCTCTAGTGGTGTTTTTCTCTTGTTGTTCCTTACATCTAGCTTGACCTGTGGTATTGACACCAGATTACAGACTGCCCCTATATTCCCTGCCAGAACAGCAAGGTGCAGCGCAGTGTTCCCGTCTTTGTCTTGCATGTTCATGACCGACGACGCAAACGACTTGCCCTGCCATCCGCAAGCCAACTTGATGACGCGGATGCTCCTCTCCTCCTCGGCCGCGACATGGAGGAATGTCCTGCCTTCGCCGTCGCGTAGCTTGGCGCAGTAAGGGCCGCTCTCTTCTAGCAAGGCGGAAACTGAATTCTTATCACCCTCGAACGCAGCTAAATGTATGGGAAATGACCCATTATTGTCTGGCATATACGCTGCAGCTGGGCCAGCCTTGAGTAGCAATCCCATCGGTCCCCGCCATGTGGCGGCCAAGTGAAGGGGCGTGCTTCCTGTGGATCGGTCCGCTTGTGTCACAAGGTGATTGTTCCTTTCCAATAGCATTTTCATTACCTGATGAGTTGCCTCTGCAAAGTTTAGCTACCAAAGTCAGCGAGCGGGATATAAAATGAAGGGAAGACTAGTACTGCTCCACCATCACGACGACGCGCACCCAAGCGTCGTTGTGGATGTCACCCAAAGCTATGAGCTATCAACACGTGAGAGAACAAGCGAGGGACACTGATTTTTGCGTTGCCTAAAACGTTGTAGCTTTTCTGTCTTTTATTCTCCTTTTGTTCTGTTATTAGAAAACCAAAAACATGACGTACCTCTTGCTCCACTATTGAATGTGCCACTCCATGATCCGAGCTAGTGCTAGGCAGCCTACAAATATGTTGGGTACCAAGATGAACCGTAGTAGCTCCAGATCCGTGGAGTCCGTGGCCTCAGCTTGGTCTTGGGTAACCCCATATCGGCGGCTGCGAGACGCCGGCCCTGGCTGCATGGTGGCTGCTGCGCAGCAGGATCAATCCCCCGCCGTCTGCGCACAATAACAGGAGGCGATTTGTATGCAGTGACCGGAGGCAATGATGAAGGTTGTGAAGTACTGGTGGCATCGAGAATTGCCTGCGATGATATTGTCTGACCATACCGGAGTTTCATCCTCCTTGGTATGATGGCCGGTCGGTGATTTGCTGTCACAGCGAAGGATGGTTGAGGAAAAGGCGTCATGTGGTGCTGTTGTCTGATGCAGATTTGCCATCGATAGCCATCTGGGAGGAAGGTTCAAGACTGCCTGAGCGTCCCAGTTGGGGATTTTGGCGATGCTTGGGACCTTCCTCCCCTGTCAATTGCTTTGTGGGGCAAGCAACTCTTGTTGCAGCTCGGTAGCCTGCTTGTGCGGGCATGGTCATGGTTTGCATGGAATATGTCATGACCGTGTGCATGTGTAGCTGTTGGGATCGTGGAAAGTGTAGGCGACAACAATAGGAGGACTTCGAATTGATGGTGCTTTTCATGCACCTAGTTTCGAGCTCTGGGTGAAAACCCTAGGTTTCACCCTAGTTGGTCATACCTGGCAAAGTTCCCTATGCATTGTAACCTTGTTGAAGGTTTTCCTTGGAGTTTGTTCATACTTGATCTTCAAGGTGAAAACCTATGACCTTTCCTTCATTGGTTGGCTCCGGTGATGGCGGCGCTCGCTCGTCGCCCTTCATGAAGGCGTTGATGTTGAAGAATCTTACTCGTAGTGATTCTGTTCTCAATTGTGGTTGGTGTCGATGGTCATTGCTACATTTTGGTCGTTGTTTTGTTCGCTTCAGGATTCTTTTAGCTCCACATAGGCAagctttggtcttgtatgactttaCTTTGCCATCGTCGTCCTTTGTGTGCGCGTCAATGTTATTTATGTGCATCCTCAGAGGTTGTGTGTATGCTCATTTTGTTTGCACCCTCTTGATGCTTCATTATGAGTCAATAAAAAGCACCCTTTGTCAAAAAGGTACTGCAGCAACCATGGTAACACGCCTACTGTTATGTGTATTGTTATATGTGCACTATTTTTTTGTCATGTACTACAGAAGTTGTTTGTGGGTGTGGCAGCAAATATGTGCCAAATGTGTTGGATCTGACGACTGAGAAATGCTCAAACATAGGACATCGTAGCCTTCTAACTTTGCAAGAGGCAAGTCAGAGGATTTCCTTCCGCGGGACGGGATTGCACTCGGAGATATCTTGTTTGATGGGTAATTTGAAGTGAGGCACGCTAGATTTCTGATGAGGATACGACGTTAGTGATAGTTTCAGAAAGTTCGAGGTGGTGAGGCTATCATCATATATTTGTCATTTATTTCGTGTTGGGTGATGAGTTCAATTTATGTGAGAATTATGTTAATAATTTTGTGGCTACATGATAGGTTTTGTGGAATTTTACTGCACTCGAGCACTACTTTTTGTCGTTATTCCTCAGGTAACACCTTTGGGAGCAAAAAAAGTCTTATGGAAGGAATTCCAGAAAATTATGGTGGAAtcacgttattttatgtgataatcaACTACCATAAAAGAATAAAGCAAAGGGTCCAAAGGAGGAGCACCTACGGTGGCTCCTGAGCCAAAGATAGCCTATCATACGAGTGTGCCTTCTCGTATGGGTGGTCGTATGGTGTGCCAGGGGAGCCACCTCGTCAGGCAAGCcaggggacccacctgtcaggttgaccaggtcaacggtcaacgttgactgctgatgtcatgctgacgtcatgctgatgcattaattaaatttcgaattaaattaatttattaaattctaaaaatgatttaaatctttaaaatttaatataagataaaccatagctcggatggaaaaactttgtacatgaaagttgctcagaacgacgagacgaatctaaatacgtagtccgtttgtcagccacacgttcctagcatagagaacatggaactttccccctccggtccgtatgtccgaaaacgcgaaacatcgggaatactttcccggatgttcccccccttcgccggtaccacctactgccgcgttaggacacacctagcaccgctcattgtcatgtcacgcatcgtcatgcttatgtttgcattgtatttactgtttctccccccccccctcttctctccagtagactacgagaccgacgctgctggtgcccagttcgactacggagttgacgacccctcctacttgccagagcaaccaggcaagcccccccttgatcaccagatatcgcctattcttctctatactgcttgcattagagtagtgtagcatgttactgctttccgttaatcctatcctgatgcatagcctgtccttgctactactgttgttaccattacctacaatcctacatgcttagtataggatgctagttttccatcagtggccctacattcttgtccgtctgctgtgctatactatcgggccgtgatcacttgggcggtgatcacgggtatatacttatataatctatacatgacacctgtggtgactaaagttgggtcggctcgtaggagtacccgcaagtggatctttgtggcggagcgacagggcaggttgagaccacctaggcgagaggtgggcctggccctggacggcgtccgcggttacttcgacataacacacttaacgagttcttggtatttgatctgagtctagccatttggtccatacgcactaaccagctacgcgggaacagttatgggcagtcgacgtcgtggtatcagccgaagctctttttgacgtcagcgacggagcggcgcgcgccggattggactggaacgccactaggctaggtctgcttccggccgccctcgcaacgtgcaggtgtgcaatgggcaatgggcccagacccctgcgcgcataggatttagaccggcgtgttgacctttctgttgagcctaggtggggctgcgacgtgttgatcttccgaggccgggcatgacccagaaaagtgtgtccggccaaatgggatcgagcgtgttgggttatgtggtgcacccctgcagggaagtttatctattcgaatagccgtgtccctcggtaaaaggacgacccggagttgtaccttgaccttatgataactagaaccggatactgaataaaatacacccttccaagtgccagatacaacccggtggtcgctctctaacagggcgacgaggaggggatcgccgggtaggaatatgctatgcgttgctacttggaggacttcaatctactctcttctacatgctgcaagatggagatggccagaagcgtagtcttcgacaggattagctatccccctcttattctagcattctgcagttcagtccactgatatggccctttacacatatacccatgcatatgtagtgtagctccttgcttgcgagtactttggatgagtactcacggttgcttctctccctctatttcccctttcctttctatctggttgtcgcaaccagatgctggagtccaggagccagatgccaccgtcgacgacgacacctacggcactggaggtgcctactactacgtgcagcccgctgacgacgaccaggagtagttaggaggatcgcaggcaggaggcctgcgcctcgttcgatatgtatcccagtttgtgctagccttcttaaggcaaacttgtttaacttatgtctatactcagatattgttgcttcagctgactcgtctgtgatcgagcacttgtattcgagccctcgaggcccctggcttgtattatgatgcttgtatgacttatttatgttttagagttgtgttgtgatatcttcccgtgagtccctgatcttgatcgtacacatttgcgtgcatgattagtgtatggtcaaatcggggacgtcacagtcttcttcgacgtgagctgcggtgcatcaccctcggcgttggatgtacacggtgacgtgttcgtgtgcgaacaataGGTTTTGTAATTAACAATGTATGTGTTTTCAATACTGTCGACATATTTTTAATTTACACTGAACCTTTTATTATGTGATATTTAAAAAATGTCCATGCATATAACAAAAATGTTCATAGTATATAATATAATAATGTTCACTGTACATTTATACAataatgttcaatgtgtatttataCAGTAATCTTCAGTGTGTTTTTACAAAAAATATCACATTATATTAAAAAACTCATTATATATTAAAAACTTCATTATATATTTTAAAAATAATCATAATATAATTAAAAAgatcattgtatattaaaaaatgttcaatgtatatatgAAATGTGTTCATCGTATATTATACAATAATTTTCAGTGTGTACACATAGGCCTTCCCCGAAACCCCACAGTCACTAATCTAGTGGTAATCTTTCTAGTTTTAGAGCCCGGAGTTAAAGTTTATACCTTCTCACAATAGCTAAAGTCAGTCGAGTCGATTTTGAAGGAGAAGGATAAAGAAGGAGGCAGGAGggaaggaaagagaaggaaggGGCCCGCCGGAGGGcaaccccattatctatcttagggtttagggtggggcgCTGGTGGGGCTTCCCTGGATAAAAAAAAACTGGACGCGAGCGGGGatagagggatggctgggggcAGCAGCAAGACCGGTTGTGGGGGCGGGGCGGTCATCGGAGTGCCGCCGGCCGTGGACGGCGGGGACCGGCGGCTAGGCCAGTGGTAGCTGGTAGCGGGAGGAAGGAGATTGTTTCCAGGAGGAAGAAGGTTAGAGGGAGGTGCGGGAGGTTGAAGAAAGGTGCGGGCTGTTGATTTCGCATCCGATAGTTGAAAAAATCGACTAACCCGAAACTTTTTTTTTCAGCTGACTGACATATAGCCACGCCCATACTTTCTTACGAGTTTTGAGAGGTAGTCCGTAGTCTATGCTTGTCCCTATGTCAAACTAGGCATAATTGGCTAACTGTAGGACAAGTGTACGGTCACGTGAACTATGGTTTTGACTAAAGAATTTAAAAAAACTGTACACGAAACCCTGAAAATTTACAGCATGCATATGGTAATGtgtgacatatgtgcaaaattTTGAGGACCAATACATTAAAAGGATGAGAAAGAGGAGTCAAGTGACAAATTAACTTGCACCAATTTTAAAAAACAAATTGTTCTACTTGTACAACGGGTAAAAATAAGGAAATCAATTTGTACAAACTGAACATTGCTACACAAAATAATAGTAATGCACATGTTTACATAAgtttttcatgatttttaggcaaaATACTTTTTCAAGATACTATTATTTTTGGTCTTTTGCTCTAGCACACTGAAATTTTGTCCCTTTGCACAGCACCACTACACAAAAAAAGGATAAAAAACACAACTAAATACTTGTACATCACAAATTTCACAATTAAAAGAAGAAACCCAACAGCTTGTCACATGTGAAGTGAGGCGTGTATGCATATTAGAAGCTACTCTACAAGTAGCTACCAAATAATTAGACACTTGAAATCAAAACAGCTAGTACTAAAAAACTTGCAAAGCAAACGTACTATATGGGAGAAGAAAATTAATTGAAGATATATACCTTTGGCCTGCCTCCCCAGAATAGCTGCGTGGAAGGCATTTTGGCCGTCTGGTCCAGAGTAAGACAGCTCTTGGTCTCCCTCAAAGAGCTGCCTTGCAATGTCCCCGAGACCCAGCAAGAGGGCCAAGTATAAGGGCGAGGCGCCGTCGGCCAGCGGAACACGCGCTAGCTGCGAGTCCGCCGACAGTAGCACGCCCACCATGTCCTTGTCTTCCAAGCGGATCGCTTCGTGCAGCACCGTCTCTCCCTTGCCGTTCTGCGCCCTCAGGATCTCCTTCAGCCCAGTCTCATCACCATCACCGGGTCGAGCAAGACCCAAGAGATGGGTGACCATCCTAGCATGCCCCAGCCGGGCGGCGCAGTGTAGCGGGGTGTCgccgttgcggttgcggttgcgggtGCCGAGGAGGTGCTTCGCCTTGCCGAcgatcatcgtcgcacactccaAGAAACGTGCATCGCCTCCGCCCGCGACCACATGCAGGATGGAGTCTCCCGTAGCAGTGGCCGCATCTGCATCTACtgccatggcagcagcagcagcagcgcgtcctGCTTGTCCGTCGACAGCATCCTCCGCCTCATTCTTGACGTGGAGGACGACTTCTTCCTCGTGCTGCTGGAGAAGGCGCTTTATCTGCTCCACATCACCTTGCCCTGCGGCCATGAGCAGCTCGTTTGACATGCTCTGCACATTGGAGGCTGGATCCATTCTTTTCTCGGTGTCAATTCAAATTAATTTTGCCTCTCCTCCATCCGGCGCGTGCGTGTCCCTATATATACAAGCATATGGAGAGATAGATGAATAGATATACTTGGGTTCCTCAAAGGGTCAAGGTATCTGTACGCTTGCATTGCATTCCATGCATGAGAGAAGCGATTCTTCCCCAGGCTTAACGCAAAGCTGCATCCATCTGCTAGCTGTGTGAATCGGTTCGCAGCGACAGGGTGTCAAACAAAGAAAGAAAGGCAAAAAGAGGTGCTGCGGTTTGTTTTTGTATAGTGTAAGCTTGCAGGGCTTAGTTCGACATATACTGTATAAAAGTTTCGGGTCGAAGAATATTTTAAGGCCTCTACTAAAAATAATAACACTATCATCATGTTACTTTGTGGTGTGGGTTGTTTTTTATATGACCATATCGTGCCATGTTATGATCACTTAACTGTCAGGTCTCTCTGCATAGATATCCAAAACAACATGGTGTGGCGTCTCTCCTCCAAGGAAAGGCGGTTAGGGTTTCTGCCTTCCGTCGACGGCGCCGCCGATCTACCACGTCTactgtggccttagggccatgggtgcGTGGTGGATCCCGGCCATTGTCGGCCAAGCACATGAATCTACAATGTATGGTAAtcattttcttaatttatgttgtCCAACTCCAGCATGCCCCTCACCTGTGGTATCCACTCCTAGAAAGAGTGAGAAAAATTAGTTATCGGTTTTTTGAAATAACATACCACAAAACGAACCAAAACAAACCACCGTTGCAGAATATTCCTTTCATGATAGGCCACCACTGATGGGCACAAAGTGACCATTAGTAGAAGTGTTACCAATGACGAGCGGAAAAATGGACCATTGGTGCTTACTCAAACGCACGGTCTTATTTCAGGAGAGAAAATTACCACAAATGGGCCTATATAAAGGCCCATCGGTGACACCATCCTACACCTGACGGACTTAACCACTGACGGGCATGAATTATGGCACGTCGATGGTATTTTGTACACATCTAACAAGCTAACCTATCAGCCAGTCGGCACAGATCTAAGCCCATTTTAGCGTATAAATCTATCTCTACCCTAGTACTTCTCTCCCTTCTCCTGATTACTCCACTCTTTCTCCTCCATGCACCGGCAACCCTCTCCACTCCTCTCTAAGTGCAGCCAACCCCTTCCACTTCTCCTCTAAGAACCTCCCCGTGCTCCATTCCCCCGCTCCATCTCGTCGTCTCAGTGCGGGTCTGCCATATCCTGGCTCCAATTGTTGTTCACTATTGACGAAACCCTCTTCCAGTTACGCGCAGGCTGCCCGTCAATCCGACATAAGTGGTGCTGGCATTATGAATGACAAGTAGCTGCTATGTAACCTTGCCATTGGTGTGGCCATTTGGCAGTGATCCTCAAAAGCGATTGTGAGCAAGCCAGACAAAGCTGCCTACAATATGTCCACTAGTGCCAGTTATTATTGCTATACACAGGTACAGAAGCGGTTAGAAATATAAAACCGTCTGCACAAGGCATTGGAGGCGGTTTCTATTTTGAAACCGCCTCTAATTTCTCACAAGCACAAGGGTTTTTGGGGGTGCATCCTTTGCCTTCTATTTTCCATCCCATTCCCCTCCTCATCCCCATTCCACGCGCAAATCCTagccaaaccctagcaccactgaAAAACTCGCCGAGCAGGCGCTCTTGTACACTTGTACGTCGGTGACCGACTTTGACTTACTACTCCGGTTGGTAGATGGCCCATCTGTGGCGAAGCAGTGGCAGATATGCCTATTTGTAGTGCGGTGGCACATCCAGCCACACACGCAGCACGGTGGCAGATCCCCTATTCCGTGGCGGTGCAGTGAACGTTGTGGACCTAGTGCACCACTGAATAGGGGTGGCGCAGTGGCAGATCGACTCATTCTACAGTTGTACGCTGGTTGTTTTGGACCCAGTCCTCCTCCGAACAGGGCATTGTGGTGGCAGATTGAGCCATTTCGTGGCAGTGCAGTGGTATACCTGCCCATCCAAGGCGGGTGGCGGCTGCTAGGACAGGAATGGCAACGCCGCCGACCAGCACCGAGGCCTCCCCAGGCAGACGTTCGGCATGGAGAGCTGCCAACTGCTATTGGCCTCCATGCGTGACAGGTTATTTACTATTAGCTATTGTAGCgacaaaaacgctcttatattatgagacagagggagtattagctATTGTGTGTTTATAGAGTTTGGTAGGTGAGTTGCTTCTTATGGCAATCTGTTTAGTATTTCGAGTTTAGTCTAACTTGTAAGCCATGCTGGCAGGGCACGAGACCACAACTTCTTGCCTTCACAATCGCCGCATGGCGCGTTGGGCCCTCAGCCTCAGATGGACATCTTTTGCAACATCTTGGCCCATACTTCTGGCTGCCCAGCTCTCCCTTCTAAGCATTGGTGATAGGACGCCTATTTAGCGCCTTTGGTTTCCAAATGTCACTAAAATGCTCGCGGAATGTTGCCCAATAGTTCCCACTCGCTAGCTTGCATGCTCATTCGCTTAGCCTCTTGTCTCGCACATTTGGTTTGGCTTATATTGGCTCGCTCGCCTACTTTAAAAATAATTAATACCACATGCCTAAAAAAACCAGCTATTGGTTTcttgatttttttaaataatattcatgaattttaaaataagTTCAGTAATTTTTAAAAATGTCAATGGAGAAAAATCTGCATGgttaaaaaaatgttcgcaaattaTAGAACCATTATCTGATTGAAAAATGTTGtaaaattttcaaaataaaattaaaataaaacaaaacaaagaggAAGAAAATTGAACagaaaaagtaaaaaacaaaagaaaaccaaaaagaagcAAAACAAAAAATAGGGGAAAAAGAAACCATGCAGAACTTTCTAGAATCTACACAAAATCGGGTCGGGGGTCAACCTTTACCCTCTTACATGGGCCAGTCCACTTCCTAAAATGTGCCAATATACGAATTGAACACTGTTTTTCCAAACCTATTTGGCACCTTAAGCGCGGCTCAGTTTACAGTCTCGTTGcctagcccatcagggttcaagtcctggtgctcatatttattctagatttattttagtatttttggtgatgcgggttcagtgggaggagacgttcccgtcgactacgaggcgcctacggtgacttcgtataatctcaagatgatatgccggtttGGTCTATCGGAGGTGCTCATAGAAGTAGGGTGTGCGTTTGTGCGTTTATTGGGGTGAGTATTTGTCCATATGTACGAGTGCTTATGtttataccgtgttaaaaaaatacaagGAAAACTTCCGTAAAAAAGAAAGATAGTGCAAGGCAAACTCCCGTGTCAAGCTCTTGCTTGGGATTGTTGGGTCTGACCCAAGTAGCGCAAGCTGCTGCCGTTCGCTTGTGTGTCGTTCGCTAGATGTCATTGTTTTTCTTTCTATGTTTTGAGAAAAAAGAAACATAAACTTTAAaaatgttcagaaatataagaAGAATTCATGAAATTAAAAACTGTTCGTGAATTTAAAGTATGTTAGCGCCAAAGCAGCTACAGGGTCAAGAGTACACCCCTCGTCCCAGGTCAACTGGGACACGTTGTCCCATCATTCACAGCTTTTGCCATTGCCGGGGCACGTTGAGCATGCCGTTGGTCACATCGTTCGTAGCTGTGAATGATGTGACTAATAAGACGGCATGTTCCAACAGCACTGATGGACGCTGCGACCAAAGGAAGATGTGCTGCGAGGGCTGTCAGACAGTGCTCAGCCTAGAACGAATCTCCGTGCGAAGACCCAATGGCTAAGAGGCCGACTGAGACTTTGTTAAATCTCGGTCGACCGAGTTTTAGCAATTTACAAACAATTTTTCAGACTTTTGGGGGGGAAATTGTCAAGAAAAATGAAAAGTATAGCGAAAAggtgaaaaaaatataaaaaagagaaaaatcaAACAGAAAAACATTCacgaaccttctggaaggttccctAATCGGAATCTCGCTTGCACATATCCGGCCCACCTGTAGTTCGCTCGATCTTTGTGTGATGCGCATAGAAAGGCAAATAAGGATTACTTACGGAGATAACTTTGTCAAATGGAAAAACAACCGAGTATCCGCATCAGCTGCTTAACCACACCCCAGCTTTACAAGGAGTTGTGCACTTCTCAGGGCACTAAGAAGAGGGTGGTACTAAATACTGTCATGTGCAAGGTAATGGCGGAGAAGATTCCCACGAGGGTCACTATTTACATTTTATATAACCAAACagaaaaagcaaaaagaaataaaaccgAACCAATTTACCGTTTTGAATTTCGGTTTTTTTTTGTATATAGTGGAAACCCGAACGATCAATCGAATAAACCAAAGTACAATATATATTTATATTTCTTTAGCAAACAACCATATAAGTACTCGATCACTTGAGCACGTGAGCTAGTCTCACTTGCATTGTCCAACATTCACACGTTTAGGCCCAATCTTATATTGACCTCCCATCTACTCTTCACCACGTTAGTAAGCAAGGCGGTACTTGCATATCATACACATATAGGAGACGAGGCCACATGTTTGATCTGTGGTTTTGCTGAAGATACATGGCGACATTAACTTATGGATTTAGGATAGCTCGGTGTGTTTGGGTTCTTGTGGACGAGAGTATATGATCAACTTAGAGAGTGCAAGGAACCTAATGCAAAGCTGGCCTTTTGACTTGCAAGATAGTTTATCCGGAGAGGACTATGTGAAGATGATGGTGACACTATGGGCGATATGGAAGGCCCGTAGAGATGTCATTCATGAGAGTATTTGTTAGTCGCCCTTTGCGACATGTGGTTTCATTAAAAGAATTATTCAAGTCCTAAAGGCGGACGACGTAAGAGATGTTGCCAGAGCATCTCAAACGCCAACTCGAAAAGCTTTGTGGATTCCTTCCCTTGCAAGAGTTGTGATGGGAAATGTAGATGGAGCTATATCTGAAGGGAAGAGGAGAAGCGCAACTGCTGCTATATTCTGGTCTGAGGAAGGAAAGTTCCTAGGGTCTTCGGCAATAGTAATCAATGGAGTCATAGAACCATCTACCATCGGCAATAGTAATCAATGAAGGAAAGTTCCTATACTATATTCCGAAACCATAccaaaataatttggtatataGCGAAACGAACCATACCAAAATAATAACCAAAGTTTTTGTATATACTGTATATAACCAAAGTTAACAAATTTATGACCGAAAACACATACTTTTTTGTACAAACAGTACGTGTTTTCAAATccgcgtcaactttggttattatGATATATGCCGAAAACATAccaaaataatttggtatatatGGAAACCGAACTGCATCTTAATGGCATACCGTATTAACCAAAGTATGAATACCGTACTAACTGAAAAATCATATAAAGCGAATCAACCAAATGCACAGAGTTTCGCGAGGCCAGTCGTCGTCGCCGCTGGGACGCCGGTGATGCACGGTTCTCCAACTACGACTTCTACAAAACACCCTCAATGACTCCAACTCGGAATTCGGCTAGACAGTGTAATAACTAGGAATCCCATCTATTTAG
Protein-coding regions in this window:
- the LOC123169442 gene encoding protein ACCELERATED CELL DEATH 6-like, whose amino-acid sequence is MDPASNVQSMSNELLMAAGQGDVEQIKRLLQQHEEEVVLHVKNEAEDAVDGQAGRAAAAAAMAVDADAATATGDSILHVVAGGGDARFLECATMIVGKAKHLLGTRNRNRNGDTPLHCAARLGHARMVTHLLGLARPGDGDETGLKEILRAQNGKGETVLHEAIRLEDKDMVGVLLSADSQLARVPLADGASPLYLALLLGLGDIARQLFEGDQELSYSGPDGQNAFHAAILGRQAKEATHQVMKMLLERNNHLVTQADRSTGSTPLHLAATWRGPMGLLLKAGPAAAYMPDNNGSFPIHLAAFEGDKNSVSALLEESGPYCAKLRDGEGRTFLHVAAEEERSIRVIKLACGWQGKSFASSVMNMQDKDGNTALHLAVLAGNIGAVCNLVSIPQVKLDVRNNKRKTPLEIAFMTATLRAHSAGSAFYGDPRQRIRILLKGAHMSTGVSARIAFSGIERREIIKSALEEINRSQNIATETQIIGLVSVLITTVTFAAAFAVPGGYRADDNHKGGTPTLSGHYSFDSFVIANTLAFICSVLSILFLMYAGVGPNVKDRMWPLLMSVNFLASSARSLAAAFAFGVYSILAPVEQTKAMYSSMTMVLPLVLVELFLFIVAVQMFYSDGKAVMARMFASQASWWRLAHAGLTLLMGLVGLFVIGLYWPYILIAAMSH